From Pseudoalteromonas rubra, one genomic window encodes:
- a CDS encoding anthrone oxygenase family protein, protein MLVISDVSLVFSTLMCSLVAGLLFSYAIVVMPGLKGLDDKSFIKAFQVTDRIIQDNHPLFLLVWLGSAVSIIIFAVSSFGKLDGIDFFLMLLALATYILGVQMPTIIIHLPLNNKLQKVDVDNSSEEELKAVRIEFEPRWNKSNEIRTFMACSASLILIVLSLKL, encoded by the coding sequence ATGTTGGTTATTTCGGATGTTTCATTAGTTTTCTCTACATTGATGTGTTCGCTAGTCGCTGGACTCCTTTTTTCCTATGCGATAGTGGTAATGCCAGGTTTAAAAGGGCTAGATGACAAGAGTTTTATCAAGGCCTTTCAAGTCACAGATCGTATTATTCAGGATAATCACCCCCTGTTTCTTCTAGTTTGGCTCGGTTCAGCAGTTTCTATTATTATTTTCGCTGTCAGTAGTTTTGGAAAATTAGATGGTATCGATTTTTTCCTGATGTTATTGGCTTTAGCTACATATATTTTAGGTGTTCAGATGCCTACAATTATTATACATCTGCCACTGAACAATAAATTGCAGAAAGTAGACGTCGATAATTCCAGCGAAGAGGAGCTTAAAGCAGTTCGCATTGAATTTGAGCCTCGCTGGAATAAATCAAATGAGATTAGAACCTTTATGGCATGCAGTGCTTCTCTCATTTTGATAGTTTTGAGCTTAAAACTATAG
- a CDS encoding IS4 family transposase, whose translation MRDITILHDMLRKNCPQIHARRLDSLMLATETLLDSNQLSLTELGRNMKGPVAAKHNIKRMDRLLGNTAMHNDRLAIYRFHARLICGANPMPILLVDWADVREQLRLMTLRASVSIQGRSMIVYERTFTFAQYNSPKSHQLFLDELASILPDKCIPLIVTDAGYRNTWFRQVDKKGWFWLGRVRGKVTYQHQNSEDWHVNQALYPSATPRGRYIGEVKLGRKSPISCHLHLYKAKQKGRTDRRSSKAGRHHTAQKSYRTGSKEPWLLATNLPAELFKPKRVVSLYAKRMQIEESFRDLKSPQYGMGLRHSKSRCPNRLDILLLLSLLATIILWWIGLYAQHSNWQRKFQANTIRDRAVLSTVRLGKEVRRRSDYVMTGKQLRWAIREYVRLIHLLGRPQL comes from the coding sequence ATGCGTGATATCACCATCCTACACGATATGCTCCGAAAAAACTGCCCCCAAATTCATGCTCGGCGCCTTGATTCATTAATGCTGGCAACTGAGACTTTGCTCGATAGCAATCAACTCTCACTTACCGAGCTTGGCCGGAATATGAAGGGCCCTGTCGCTGCTAAGCACAATATCAAGCGCATGGACCGGCTGCTTGGCAACACAGCCATGCATAACGACCGACTTGCTATTTACCGCTTCCATGCGCGCCTGATATGTGGCGCTAATCCCATGCCTATTTTGCTGGTCGACTGGGCAGATGTGCGTGAGCAACTGCGGCTGATGACGTTACGTGCTTCCGTCAGCATTCAGGGACGCTCAATGATAGTGTATGAACGTACCTTCACGTTTGCTCAATACAACTCACCTAAGTCCCATCAGCTGTTCCTTGACGAACTTGCCAGCATCCTGCCTGATAAATGTATTCCACTCATCGTGACCGATGCTGGCTATCGAAATACCTGGTTTAGACAGGTCGATAAAAAAGGTTGGTTCTGGCTCGGACGGGTGCGTGGCAAAGTCACTTATCAGCATCAAAACAGTGAAGATTGGCATGTAAATCAGGCTCTTTATCCATCAGCTACTCCCCGTGGTCGTTATATTGGAGAAGTAAAGCTTGGCCGAAAAAGCCCAATTAGCTGCCATCTTCATTTATATAAAGCCAAACAAAAAGGCCGTACTGACAGGCGCTCATCAAAAGCAGGCAGGCATCATACCGCCCAAAAAAGTTATCGAACTGGCAGTAAGGAGCCTTGGCTATTAGCCACTAACCTGCCCGCAGAATTGTTCAAACCCAAACGTGTCGTCTCACTTTACGCCAAACGTATGCAAATCGAAGAAAGCTTTCGAGACCTGAAAAGCCCCCAATACGGGATGGGTCTGCGGCATAGTAAAAGTCGATGCCCCAACCGGCTCGATATATTGTTATTACTCTCTTTGCTGGCGACCATTATTCTCTGGTGGATAGGCCTGTATGCCCAACACTCAAATTGGCAACGAAAGTTCCAGGCAAATACCATCAGAGATCGTGCTGTGCTGTCGACTGTCAGGCTCGGCAAAGAGGTTAGGCGACGAAGCGATTATGTTATGACGGGGAAGCAGCTGCGCTGGGCTATACGTGAATACGTGCGCTTGATACATCTGCTCGGGAGGCCTCAATTATGA